From the genome of Callithrix jacchus isolate 240 chromosome 7, calJac240_pri, whole genome shotgun sequence, one region includes:
- the NPPA gene encoding natriuretic peptides A has translation MGSFSTVTVSFLFFLAFQLPAQTRANPVYNAMSNADLMDFKNLLDHLEEKMPLEDEVVPPQVLSEQNEEAGAALSPLPEVPPWTGDVSPAQRDGGAFGRGPWDSSDRSALLKSKLRALLTAPRSLRRSSCFGGRMDRIGAQSGLGCNSFRYRR, from the exons ATGGGCTCCTTCTCCACTGTCACCGTGagcttcctcttctttctggCATTCCAGCTTCCAGCTCAGACCAGAGCTAACCCCGTGTACAATGCCATGTCCAACGCAGACCTGATGGATTTCAAG aattTGCTGGACCATTTGGAAGAAAAGATGCCTTTAGAAGATGAGGTCGTGCCCCCACAAGTGCTCAGTGAGCAGAATGAAGAAGCGGGGGCTGCCCTCAGCCCCCTCCCTGAGGTGCCTCCCTGGACTGGGGATGTCAGCCCAGCCCAGAGAGATGGGGGTGCCTTCGGGCGGGGCCCCTGGGACTCCTCCGATAGATCTGCGCTCCTAAAAAGCAAGCTGAGGGCGTTGCTCACTGCCCCACGGAGCCTGCGGAGATCCAGTTGCTTTGGGGGCAGGATGGACAGAATTGGAGCCCAGAGCGGACTGGGCTGTAACAGCTTCCGG TACCGAAGATAA